From a region of the Apis mellifera strain DH4 linkage group LG2, Amel_HAv3.1, whole genome shotgun sequence genome:
- the LOC411765 gene encoding rab GDP dissociation inhibitor beta: MNEEYDAIVLGTGLKECILSGMLSVSGKKVLHVDRNKYYGGESASITPLEDLFAKFKAPSPDETYGRGRDWNVDLIPKFLMANGLLVKLLIHTGVTRYLEFKCVEGSYVYKSGKISKVPIDQQEALSSDLMGLFEKRRFRSFLIWVQNMQEDDPRTWDGFDPFNNSMSALYNKFNLDKNTQDFTGHALGLYRDDEYISQSAITTIRRIKLYSDSLARYGKSPYLYPMYGLGELPQGFARLSAIYGGTYMLDKPIDEIVMKDGKVVGVRSGDEVAQCKQVFCDPTYVPDRVKKVGQVIRCICLLDHPIPNTADALSTQIIIPQKQVNRNSDIYVSLVSHTHQVAAKGWFIAMVSTTVETKNPEAEIKPGLDLLGSIKQKFISVSDYLEPTDNGLESQIFISTSYDATTHFETTCLDVLDIFKRATGEEFDFNKVKQDLGDEDQ, translated from the exons GAAAGAAAGTGCTCCATGTAgatcgtaataaatattacggcGGTGAATCTGCCTCGATCACACCTCTGGAGGATTTGTTTGC gaaATTCAAAGCCCCTTCACCTGATGAAACTTATGGCCGTGGTCGCGATTGGAACGTAGATTTGATTCCAAAATTCCTGATGGCAAACGGCTTGTTGGTAAAACTTCTAATTCACACAGGCGTGACGCGTTATTTGGAATTCAAATGTGTTGAAGGATCGTATGTTTATAAATCGGGCAAGATTTCGAAAGTGCCGATTGATCAACAGGAAGCACTATCTAGCGATTTAATGGGTCTTTTCGAGAAAAGACGTTTTCGCAGTTTCCTCATATGGGTACAAAATATGCAAGAAGATGATCCCAGAACTTGGGACGGTTTCGATccatttaataatagtatgaGTGCTTTATACAATAAGTTTAATCTCGATAAAAACACTCAAGATTTTACTGGGCATGCACTAGGTCTTtacag AGATGATGAATATATAAGTCAAAGCGCAATTACTACtataagaagaattaaattgtatagcGATAGTTTAGCGCGTTATGGAAAATCTCCATATTTATATCCTATGTATGGTTTGGGTGAACTTCCTCAAGGTTTTGCACGACTCAGCGCCATTTATGGTGGAACGTACATGTTGGACAAACCTATTGATGAAATTGTAATGAAAGATGGAAAG GTTGTTGGTGTACGTTCTGGCGACGAGGTAGCCCAGTGCAAACAAGTATTTTGTGATCCCACATATGTACCTGATCGCGTGAAAAAAGTGGGTCAGGTCATCAGATGTATTTGTCTTTTAGACCATCCAATACCAAATACAGCAGATGCTCTTTCaacacaaattattattcctcaaaaacaa gTTAATCGTAATTCCGATATCTATGTATCTTTGGTATCGCATACGCATCAAGTAGCAGCAAAGGGTTGGTTCATAGCCATGGTATCAACTACAGTTGAGACGAAAAATCCAGAAGCCGAAATCAAACCAGGTTTGGATTTACTCGgatcaattaaacaaaaattcatatcAGTTTCTGATTATTTGGAACCAACAGACAATGGTCTGGAaagtcaaatttttatatcaacgaGTTATGATGCCACAACGCATTTTGAAACTACTTGTTTAGATGttcttgatatatttaaacgaGCTACTGGAGAggaattcgattttaataaagtaaagCAAGATCTAGGCGATGAAGATCAGTAA
- the LOC411766 gene encoding beta-alanine-activating enzyme yields MNKKKENFTFYSNDFKDFTKNLHDICNWNQLDNVAIEYHDLQETIYIHYKELFHIKSMISDYLKHIQNVEFIGINFDIPEYCVISLILGILNSKHSFINIPVDSTEFINIKNHLNLRYLFCTQNNIEGNIVCQFEIHRECIYLIKLKDVRKQVIQNAKQNYYAYAISTSGSTGVPKVIRVLHSCIVPNILDLNKILAITKCDKISQFTNFTFDPSIIEIFLALSNAGTLFMVSKSLKNNPDRLLKIAYSSQITILQITPSVFIYNWSPESLKSSILSNNTSLRAILFGGEPFPKLEVISETMHPYNNTKIYNIYGITEVSCWASINEILITGGQFNVHYLGQVLSHTLLQVRNKRGEVITNGTGFLYIGSNQRVCLVNDENIEDLELPVFRDSGDIVDINEEGKIFYKGRKNSFIKRFGNKVDLTKLKEFILQIDFIKNCYVLWDDSYHHLHLYFSIKKNVVNYHNINIKIMKYLCKLNPLYRPDKIHFMNHIEFTSSGKISLEHSKEHYIQDKVTHKIINNIDLQQIEVAFKSIWENNLQRKNIGFIKLGGTSIIALQISNAMSEISNIEFPKLIGMLLMDSTIDECLNYIKSIILNSQNGIINLKSHSNIRELPLITVITIEDEKSFRDSNKKNKKYDSTIQVNDIHLCQWYKCRGQIYNYISDINEEFKLQYDTISKVKIQKTYDMRKCVDASPTIFRYSDGKTYATVGSHSGFIFTFELEKECHKRIFKVKLPDRIESSVLILDNFRGIVGCYDGNIYCFHLKTGKFIWNYKTGNVVKNSVIFCKEKGIIFVGSYDCYIYCLSVKDGSEIWKFKFGNGSINASGCLHFQSDTVLFGTLDGYCLALQQLSGKLVWKYKLSDPIFVAPVSLNNGLVLFCSVTGLLCCFDIEVNVKMWTYKINGNIFSYIVKQNDTKYENIILASQNKNLYCLESKDTNFKTKPTLKYVLNFHSPILATPWCENNFLFIACKDGTLNIYNSIKNRVIKIEKLPAEVFSSPVVNNNVIIIGCRDNNVYALELV; encoded by the exons atga ataaaaaaaaagaaaattttacattttattctaatgattttaaagattttacaaaaaacTTACATGATATTTGTAATTGGAATCAACTTGATAATGTGGCTATAGAGTATCATGATTTACAAGAAACTATCTATATACATTACAAAGaactttttcatataaaatctatgatatctgattatttaaaacatatacaaaatgttgaatttattggtataaattttgatattcctGAATATTgtgtaatttctttaatacttgg aattttaaatagtaaacatagttttataaatatacctgTAGATTCAAcagaatttataaacataaaaaatcatttaaatctacgttatttattttgtacacaaaataatattgaaggaAATATTGTTTGTCAATTTGAGATACATAGAGAatgtatttatcttataaaattaaaagatgtaCGAAAACAAGTCATACAAAAtgcaaaacaaaattattatgctTATGCAATTTCTACTTCTGGTTCAACTGGAGTACCAAAGGTGATCAGAGTACTCCATTCATGTATAGTTcctaatattttagatttgaacaaaatattggcaataacaaaatgtgataaaatttctcaatttacaaattttacatttgatCCTagtattatcgaaatttttcttgctCTCTCAAATGCTGGAACATTGTTTATGGTTTCAAAGTCATTAAAGAATAATCCAGAtag actGTTGAAAATAGCTTATTCTAGTCAAATTACTATACTACAAATAACCCCatcagtttttatatataattggtcACCTGAATCTTTAAAAAGCagtattttaagtaataaCACTTCGTTAAGAGCTATTCTTTTTGGTGGAGAACCTTTTCCAAAACTTGAAGTAATTTCTGAAACTATGCACccttataataatactaaaatttataatatctatggTATTACTGAAGTATCCTGTTGGGCTagcattaatgaaattttaataacaggtGGACAATTTAATGTACATTACTTGGGACAGGTATTATCACATACTCTGCTTCAAGTTAGAAACAAAAGAGGAGAAGTAATAACAAATGGTACAGGTTTTCTTTATAtag GAAGTAATCAAAGAGTGTGTCTAgtgaatgatgaaaatattgaagatttAGAATTACCAGTATTTCGTGATTCTGGTGATATTGTTGAT attaatgaagagggtaaaatattttacaaaggaagaaaaaatagttttataaaaagatttggaAATAAAGTAGATTTGACAAAacttaaagaatttatattgcaaatagattttataaaaaattgttatgttTTATGGGATGATAGTTACCATCATttacatttgtatttttctattaaaaaaaatgtggttaattatcataatataaatattaaaataatgaaatatttatgtaaattaaatcctTTATATAGACcagataaaattcatttcatgaaTCATATAGAATTTACATCTAGTGGGAAAATTTCTTTGGAACATTCAAAAGAACATTATATACAAGACAAAGTaacacataaaataataaataatatcgatttacAACAAATTGAAGTTGCGTTTAAATCTATTTGGGAAAATAATCTACaacgtaaaaatattggatttataaaattaggaGGTACATCTATAATAGCACTTCAGATATCAAATGCCATGTCTGAAATATCAAACATAGAATTTCCTAAATTAATTGGTATGCTTTTAATGGATTCTACTATTGATGAAtgtcttaattatataaaaagtattatattgaatagtcaaaatggaataattaatcttaaatctcATAGTAATATTAGAGAGTTACCTTTAATCACTGTTATTACAATAGaagatgaaaaatcttttagagattctaataaaaaaaacaaaaaatatgattcaacAATTCAAGTAAATGACATTCATTTATGTCAGTGGTACAAATGTAGaggacaaatatataattatatatcagatataaatgaagaatttaaattacaatatgatacaatttcaaaagttaaaatacaaaaaacatATGATATGAGAAAATGTGTAGATGCATCACCAACTATATTTCGTTATTCAGA tGGAAAAACGTATGCAACAGTTGGTTCTCATTCtggttttatttttacgtttgaattagaaaaagagtGTCATAAACGTATATTTAAAGTCAAGCTACCTGATAGAATTGAATCTTCAGTTCtgattttagataattttagagGTATTGTAG gatGTTATGAtggtaatatatattgttttcatttaaaaacaggaaaatttatttggaattataaaacaggaaatgttgtaaaaaattctgtaatattttgtaaagaaaaaggaataatatttgttgGTTCTTATGATTGTTACATATACTGCTTATCTGTTAAA gatGGAtctgaaatttggaaatttaaattcggaAATGGAAGCATTAACGCTTCTGGTTGTTTACACTTTCAATCAGATACTGTATTATTTGGAACTTTAGATGGATATTGTTTAGCTCTTCAACAATTATCAGGAAAACTTgtatggaaatataaattatcagatCCAATTTTTGTTGCTCCTGTGTCATTGAATAATGgacttgttttattttgttctgTAACAGGATTATTATGTTGTTTTGATATTGAAGTTAATGTTaag aTGTGGACATACAAAATTAATggcaatatattttcatacattGTGAAacaaaatgatacaaaatatgaaaatattattttagctagtcaaaataagaatttatactGTTTAGAATCaaaagatacaaattttaaaactaaaccgacattgaaatatgtattaaattttcattcgccAATTTTGGCCACACCTTggtgtgaaaataattttttatttattgcatgtaAAGATggtactttaaatatttacaactctataaaaaatagagtgataaaaattgaaaaacttccTGCAGAAGTTTTCTCATCACctgttgttaataataatgttataattattggaTGCAGGGATAATAATGTTTATGCTTTAGaacttgtttaa
- the LOC409234 gene encoding S-phase kinase-associated protein 1: MPNIKLQSSDGEVFEVDVDIAKCSVTIKTMLEDLGMDEDEEEVVPLPNVNSAILRKVIQWATYHKDDPPPPEDDENKEKRTDDISSWDADFLKVDQGTLFELILAANYLDIKGLLDVTCKTVANMIKGKTPEEIRKTFNIKNDFSASEEEQVRKENEWCEEK; encoded by the exons aTGCCTAATATCAAGCTACAGAGCTCCGATGGTGAAGTCTTTGAGGTTGATGTTGATATTGCAAAATGTTCTGTTACAATAAAAACCATGTTAGAAGATCTTGGAATGGATGAGGACGAAGAGGAAGTTGTTCCTCTTCCAAATGTCAATTCTGCTATTCTCAGGAAAGTAATACAATGGGCAACTTATCATAAAGATGATCCACCTCCTCCTGAAGATGATGAAAACAAAGAGAAGCGTACTGATGATATAAGTTCTTGGGATGCAGATTTtttgaaa gttGATCAAGGAACattgtttgaattaattttggcAGCTAATTATCTTGATATTAAGGGATTGTTAGATGTAACATGCAAAACTGTTGCTAATATGATAAAAGGTAAAACTCCAGAAGAAATTCGGAAaacattcaatataaaaaatgatttctctGCATCCGAAGAAGAACAAGTTCGCAAAGAAAATGAATGGtgtgaagaaaaatag
- the LOC100576796 gene encoding uncharacterized protein LOC100576796, with amino-acid sequence MATTVIFIQRCMIIVAILLCYFHAQSESVNCELYPFHHTCRGTMSRKRAMFPIAYGSECEESKGNINCVKEFEEKNRIAYIPLSKSKLLIALLDDDLRKDITRSIRHKLRNDEMIKQNSALMENFLSQLDSSDNY; translated from the exons ATGGCAACG ActgttattttcattcaacgaTGTATGATCATTGTCGCTATCCTGCTCTGTTATTTTCATGCTCAGAGCGAAAGCGTGAATTGCGA ATTGTATCCGTTCCATCACACGTGCAGAGGTACAATGTCGAGGAAACGCGCGATGTTCCCAATTGCGTACGGATCAGAATGTGAGGAAAGtaaaggaaatataaattgtgtCAAAGAATTTGAGGAAAAGAATCGTATTGCCTATATTCCTTTATCGAAGTCAAAACTATTGATTGCTTTGCTTGATGAT gATTTACGAAAGGATATCACACGATCGATCCGCCATAAATTAAGGAACGATGAaatgattaaacaaaattcagcTTTGATGGAGAACTTTTTATCGCAGTTGGACTCTTCGGAcaattattga
- the LOC113218594 gene encoding uncharacterized protein LOC113218594, with protein MDIIARIIINYNYNYKKTIILRLCNKLYYTNTNNYIWTLNNFIKNCKYFLPYHAFTTIAVNETVQNKSISKNHYLFEHQIIHSYFENSVHYNGTIFPRIKTYAKVISKDINNLKITNWSNESANKIFKAIKKLTYYYLSDSKLLSLSIYDDILRGCIKQLTVLENQQIMILMQCLIVLNDVIKETSSYTKFMKELNKECLKRFYPSNTKKLLLMSDAFYQFQDKNSDFLFRAIRKLSSKNLSAKSLVQMLFYLNLTHIGSAINMFEIEYQVEQYMPDLVVNELGIIARSFFLQKRRIRNKTLLPLIMKKVSQNTNNLDSITLASIMKLIRYSDCVHCKEEFQILLKSLHDIIPNLSLKCLVHIAHAFGSLHVYDEILTNKIIERIITQIQNARLKDIERIIYSICTIAPNTNYYTDMYEKLIKEITTTYKTTRAYEIEIFPTTLVRILTFLTMKNIYIPELIQYIFEPNFMQKIYKNNLKLITNEWLVLHCSVKIELPYYQGPMLNNNMYKYLTKKFYYNDDVYRKDNIIKLKTEIVDLCKTKLGINVYVDYILPHYPNREIIFGMDKYNNFVDIEYILSEMETNTIKSVKNKLENISWKILFILSNLGNVLGHNDYNGYIQRQVRQLKTIGYEPILINQNEWILYSQDEKIEYLKQL; from the exons atggatattatcgcaagaattattataaattataactataattataaaaaaacaataattttaaggttatgtaataaattatattatacaaatacgaataattacatatggactttaaataactttataaaaaactGTAAATACTTTCTTCCATATCATGCGTTTACAACAATTGCAGTTAATGAAACCgttcaaaataaatctatatcaaaaaatcattatttatttgaacatCAAATCATACATtcgtattttgaaaattcagtACATTATAATGGTACAATTTTTCCACGTATTAAAACATATGCAAAAGTTATatctaaagatataaataatttgaaaattacaaattggTCCAATGAATccgcaaataaaatttttaaagctattaaaaaattgacatattattatttaagtgattcaaaattattaagtttatcAATTTATGACGACATTTTGAGAGGttgtattaaacaattaacagTATTAGAAAATCagcaaataatgatattaatgcaatgtttaattgtattaaatgatgtaataaaagaaacaagttCTTATACCAAGtttatgaaagaattaaataaagaatgtttAAAACGGTTTTATCCATCAAATACTaagaaactattattaatGAGTGATGCATTCTATcaatttcaagataaaaattctgattttttatttcgtgcaataagaaaattaagctCGAAAAATCTTTCTGCAAAATCACTAGttcaaatgttattttatttaaatttaactcatATAGGATCAGCtataaatatgtttgaaattgaatatcagGTAGAACAATATATGCCTGATCTTGTTGTAAATGAATTAGGTATAATAgcaagaagtttttttttacaaaaaagaagaattagaaataaaactttactaccacttataatgaaaaaagtttcTCAAAATACTAATAACTTGGATAGCATAACTTTAGCATCAATTATGAAACTTATTAG GTATAGCGATTGTGTTCACTgtaaagaagaatttcaaatattattgaaaagtttACATGATATAATaccaaatttatcattaaaatgttTAGTCCACATAGCACATGCATTTGGGAGTTTACACGtatatgatgaaattttaacaaataaaattatagaaag aatAATAACTCAAATACAAAATGcaagattaaaagatattgaaagaattatttatagtatatgtaCCATTGCTCCTAATACAAATTACTATACTGAtatgtatgaaaaattgattaaagaaataacaacAACTTATAAAACAACCAGAGCATATGAAATTgagat ATTTCCAACAACACTTGTACGTATTCTTACATTcttaacaatgaaaaatatatatataccagaattaattcaatatatatttgaacctAACTTTAtgcaaaagatatataaaaataatttaaaattaataacaaatgaatGGTTAGTTTTACATTGTTCAGTTAAAATAGAATTGCCTTATTACCAAGGGCCAatgctaaataataatatgtataaatatttaacaaag aaattttattataatgatgatGTTTATAGAaaggataatattataaaattaaaaactgaaaTTGTAGATTTATGCaag acAAAATTGggaataaatgtatatgttGATTACATTTTACCTCATTATCCaaatagagaaattatttttggtatggataaatataataattttgttgatattgaatatattttatcagaaatGGAAACAAACACAATTAaaagtgttaaaaataaattggagaacataagttggaaaattttatttatattatcaaatctaGGAAATGTATTAGgtcataatgattataatggATATATACAAAGACAAGTCAGACAACTTAAAACTATTGGATATGAACCAATTCTa attaatcaaaatgaatggattttatattctcaagacgaaaaaatagaatatttaaaacaatta
- the LOC552595 gene encoding mitochondrial ornithine transporter 1: MTFEFNEKKNQQLKNIKAGLIDFVSGSLGGIALVYVGQPLDTIKVKMQTFPSMYKGMVNCFLQTLKTDGIMNGLYAGTIPALVANVAENSVLFAAYGGCQKIISNILGVQKIQDLTSIQNAWAGFFAAFFSSLTLCPTELIKCKLQAIKEVQIESESSISEKKIGPWGLTRQILKNQGMRGLFTGLSSTIAREMPGYFFFFGGYEVTRELLAKPNENRDDIGWQKTMIAGAVGGSILWLVIFPADVVKSRIQVKNLKTPPLIVMKDIVRNEGINSLYSGLKPTLIRTIPATATLFVTYEYTKRFMLNFFENN, encoded by the exons atgacatttgaattcaatgaaaaaaaaaatcaacagttaaaaaatattaaagctgGTTTAATTGACTTCGTTTCTGGATCACTTg gTGGGATAGCACTTGTTTATGTTGGGCAACCATTAGATACAATAAAGGTAAAAATGCAAACTTTTCCTTCTATGTATAAGGGAATGGTAAATTGCTTTTTACAAACATTAAAGACAGATGGAATAATGAATGGTTTATATGCAGGAACTATACCTGCATTAGTTGCTAATGTTGCTGAAAATTCAGTTTTGTTTGCTGCATATGGAGGatgtcaaaaaattatttctaatattttgg gtGTTCAAAAAATACAAGATTTAACATCAATTCAAAATGCATGGGCTGGATTTTTTGctgcatttttttcttcattaacaTTATGTCCTACAGAACTTATAAAATGTAAGCTACAAGCAATAAAAGAAGTTCAAATAGAAAGCGAATCATCAATAAGTGAA aaaaaaattggaccATGGGGATTGACACgtcaaattcttaaaaatcaaGGCATGAGAGGTTTATTTACTGGGTTATCATCAACCATAGCACGTGAAATGCCtggttatttctttttttttggaggtTATGAAGTGACCAGGGAACTTTTAGCAAAGCCAAATGAAAATAGAGATGATATAGGATGGCAAAAAACTATGATAGCTGGTGCTGTTGGTGGAAGTATTTTATGGCTTGTAATATTTCCAGCAGATGTGGTTAAAAGTAGAATACAg gtaaaaaatttgaaaactccTCCACTAATAGTTATGAAAGATATTGTAAGAAATGAAGGTATCAATTCCTTGTACAGTGGTTTAAAACCAACATTAATTAGAACAATACCAGCAACAGCCACATTATTTGTAACTTATGAATATACTAAAAGATTTATgctcaatttttttgaaaataattga